One region of bacterium genomic DNA includes:
- the tuf gene encoding elongation factor Tu (EF-Tu; promotes GTP-dependent binding of aminoacyl-tRNA to the A-site of ribosomes during protein biosynthesis; when the tRNA anticodon matches the mRNA codon, GTP hydrolysis results; the inactive EF-Tu-GDP leaves the ribosome and release of GDP is promoted by elongation factor Ts; many prokaryotes have two copies of the gene encoding EF-Tu), giving the protein MPGDNITIDVDLIMPIAMDQGLRFAIREGGRTVGAGVVAEIIE; this is encoded by the coding sequence CATGCCTGGAGACAACATCACGATCGACGTGGACTTGATCATGCCGATTGCGATGGATCAGGGACTCCGTTTTGCAATTCGCGAAGGCGGTCGCACCGTAGGTGCCGGCGTCGTCGCAGAAATCATCGAGTAG